In Ctenopharyngodon idella isolate HZGC_01 chromosome 2, HZGC01, whole genome shotgun sequence, the following are encoded in one genomic region:
- the LOC127495340 gene encoding tripartite motif-containing protein 16-like isoform X2, with protein sequence MHRKQETNQFGENESYAVVSLHIKMADDSILWSQEQFNCSICLDLLKDPVTIHCGHSYCMSCITGCWDQDDQKGVYSCPQCRQTFTPRPVLGKNTMLTEVVEKLKKTKLQAARPAQCNTGSGDVECDICTGDKNKAIKSCLVCLNSYCQNHLEQHESFFRNKKHNLMDATGRLQEMICPQHEKLMEIYCRTDQNCICYLCMVDEHKNHDTVSAAAARTEKQRKLGEMQRTSQQRIQERQKELEDLREAVESHKRSAQAAVEDSERIFTELIRSIERSRSEMTQLIRAKEKTAVCRAEGILEQLEQEIDDLKRRDAELEQLSHTDHHIHFLQSFQSLSVPPGSTDSSRITVSSRLSFDDVGKSVSQLGEKLEHFCREEIEKISGRVTYIEIIPTPEPKTREEFLRYSHQLTPDLNTVNNNLHLSEGNRVIEYTDTVQPYPDHPDRFDYWDQLLCRESVCGRCYWEVEWSGVVDISVSYKSISRKGQGDECRFGCNYRSWCLSCSESCFLFWHKKKKTSLPAVSSSCRIGVYVDHSAGTLSFYSVSDTMTLIHRVHTTFTQPLYPGFEVNSLSVLFSKSESKVKLCDLKI encoded by the exons ATGCACCGGAAGCAGGAAACGAATCAGTTCGGAGAAAACGAAAGTTATGCAGTTGTCTCTCTACACatcaaaatggcagacgacagcATTTTATGGTCTCAGGAACAATTTAACTGTTCAATATGCCTGGATCTACTGAAGGATCCAGTGACCATTCActgtggacacagttactgtatgAGCTGTATTACAGGCTGCTGGGATCAGGATGATCAGAAGGGAGTCTACAGCTGtcctcagtgcagacagaccttcaCTCCAAGACCTGTTTTAGGTAAAAACACCATGCTGACTGAAGTGGTGGAGAAACTCAAGAAGACAAAACTACAAGCTGCTCGTCCTGCTCAATGTAACACTGGATCTGGAGATGTGGAGTGTGACATCTGTACTGGGGACAAAAACAAAGCCATCAAGTCCTGTCTGGTGTGTCTGAACTCTTACTGTCAAAATCAtcttgaacaacatgagagtttcttcagaaataaaaaacacaatctaATGGACGCCACTGGACGACTGCAGGAGATGATCTGCCCTCAACATGAGAAACTGATGGAGATTTACTGTCGTACTGATCAGAACTGTATATGTTATCTGTGTATGGTGGATGAACACAAAAATCACGACACTGTATCAGCTGCAGCAGCGAGGACTGAGAAACAG AGAAAATTGGGTGAGATGCAGAGAACAAGCCAGCAGAGAATCCAGGAGAGACAGAAGGAGCTTGAGGATctgagagaggctgtggagtCTCACAAG cgctctgcacaggcagcagtggaggacagtgagaggatcttTACTGAGCTGatccgctccattgagagaagCCGCTCTGAGATGACACAGCTGATCAGAGCTAAGGAAAAGACTGCAGTGTGTCGAGCTGAAGGAATACTGGAGCAACTGGAGCAGGAGATTGATGATCTGAAGAGGAGAGAtgctgagctggagcagctttcacacacagACCATCACATCCATTTCCTCCAG agtttccagtctctctcTGTCCCTCCTGGATCTACAGACTCATCCAGAATCACTGTCAGTTCTCGTCTCTCTTTTGATGATGTTGGTAAATCTGTGTCTCAACTAGGAGAGAAACTCGAGCATTTCTGCAGAGAGGAGATAGAAAAGATATCTGGTAGAG TAACATACATTGAGATCATTCCTACCCCTGAACCCAAGACCAGGGAGGAGTTCCTTCGAT ATTCTCATCAACTCACTCCGGATTTAAACACAGTGAATAACAACCTCCATCTGTCTGAGGGGAACAGAGTGATTGAATACACTGACACAGTCCagccgtatcctgatcatccagacagatttgattaCTGGGATCAGttgttgtgtagagagagtgtgtgtggacgctgttactgggaggttGAGTGGAGTGGTGTGGTGgatatatcagtgtcatataagagcatcagcaggaagggacAGGGAGATGAGTGTAGATTTGGATGTAATTATCGGTCCTGGTGTTTGTCCTGCTCTGAATCTTGTTTCTTATTCTggcataagaaaaaaaagacttcaCTCCCTGCAGTCTCCAGCTCCtgtagaataggagtgtatgtggatcacagtgcaggaactctgtccttctacagcgtctctgacacAATGACCCTCATTcacagagtccacaccacattCACTCAGCCTCTCTATCCTGGGTTTGAGG TAAATTCACTATCTGTACTATTTTCTAAATCAGAATCAAAGGTTAAACTGTGTGATCTAAAAATATAG
- the LOC127495340 gene encoding tripartite motif-containing protein 16-like isoform X1, which translates to MHRKQETNQFGENESYAVVSLHIKMADDSILWSQEQFNCSICLDLLKDPVTIHCGHSYCMSCITGCWDQDDQKGVYSCPQCRQTFTPRPVLGKNTMLTEVVEKLKKTKLQAARPAQCNTGSGDVECDICTGDKNKAIKSCLVCLNSYCQNHLEQHESFFRNKKHNLMDATGRLQEMICPQHEKLMEIYCRTDQNCICYLCMVDEHKNHDTVSAAAARTEKQRKLGEMQRTSQQRIQERQKELEDLREAVESHKRSAQAAVEDSERIFTELIRSIERSRSEMTQLIRAKEKTAVCRAEGILEQLEQEIDDLKRRDAELEQLSHTDHHIHFLQSFQSLSVPPGSTDSSRITVSSRLSFDDVGKSVSQLGEKLEHFCREEIEKISGRVTYIEIIPTPEPKTREEFLRYSHQLTPDLNTVNNNLHLSEGNRVIEYTDTVQPYPDHPDRFDYWDQLLCRESVCGRCYWEVEWSGVVDISVSYKSISRKGQGDECRFGCNYRSWCLSCSESCFLFWHKKKKTSLPAVSSSCRIGVYVDHSAGTLSFYSVSDTMTLIHRVHTTFTQPLYPGFEVNIECKRIKI; encoded by the exons ATGCACCGGAAGCAGGAAACGAATCAGTTCGGAGAAAACGAAAGTTATGCAGTTGTCTCTCTACACatcaaaatggcagacgacagcATTTTATGGTCTCAGGAACAATTTAACTGTTCAATATGCCTGGATCTACTGAAGGATCCAGTGACCATTCActgtggacacagttactgtatgAGCTGTATTACAGGCTGCTGGGATCAGGATGATCAGAAGGGAGTCTACAGCTGtcctcagtgcagacagaccttcaCTCCAAGACCTGTTTTAGGTAAAAACACCATGCTGACTGAAGTGGTGGAGAAACTCAAGAAGACAAAACTACAAGCTGCTCGTCCTGCTCAATGTAACACTGGATCTGGAGATGTGGAGTGTGACATCTGTACTGGGGACAAAAACAAAGCCATCAAGTCCTGTCTGGTGTGTCTGAACTCTTACTGTCAAAATCAtcttgaacaacatgagagtttcttcagaaataaaaaacacaatctaATGGACGCCACTGGACGACTGCAGGAGATGATCTGCCCTCAACATGAGAAACTGATGGAGATTTACTGTCGTACTGATCAGAACTGTATATGTTATCTGTGTATGGTGGATGAACACAAAAATCACGACACTGTATCAGCTGCAGCAGCGAGGACTGAGAAACAG AGAAAATTGGGTGAGATGCAGAGAACAAGCCAGCAGAGAATCCAGGAGAGACAGAAGGAGCTTGAGGATctgagagaggctgtggagtCTCACAAG cgctctgcacaggcagcagtggaggacagtgagaggatcttTACTGAGCTGatccgctccattgagagaagCCGCTCTGAGATGACACAGCTGATCAGAGCTAAGGAAAAGACTGCAGTGTGTCGAGCTGAAGGAATACTGGAGCAACTGGAGCAGGAGATTGATGATCTGAAGAGGAGAGAtgctgagctggagcagctttcacacacagACCATCACATCCATTTCCTCCAG agtttccagtctctctcTGTCCCTCCTGGATCTACAGACTCATCCAGAATCACTGTCAGTTCTCGTCTCTCTTTTGATGATGTTGGTAAATCTGTGTCTCAACTAGGAGAGAAACTCGAGCATTTCTGCAGAGAGGAGATAGAAAAGATATCTGGTAGAG TAACATACATTGAGATCATTCCTACCCCTGAACCCAAGACCAGGGAGGAGTTCCTTCGAT ATTCTCATCAACTCACTCCGGATTTAAACACAGTGAATAACAACCTCCATCTGTCTGAGGGGAACAGAGTGATTGAATACACTGACACAGTCCagccgtatcctgatcatccagacagatttgattaCTGGGATCAGttgttgtgtagagagagtgtgtgtggacgctgttactgggaggttGAGTGGAGTGGTGTGGTGgatatatcagtgtcatataagagcatcagcaggaagggacAGGGAGATGAGTGTAGATTTGGATGTAATTATCGGTCCTGGTGTTTGTCCTGCTCTGAATCTTGTTTCTTATTCTggcataagaaaaaaaagacttcaCTCCCTGCAGTCTCCAGCTCCtgtagaataggagtgtatgtggatcacagtgcaggaactctgtccttctacagcgtctctgacacAATGACCCTCATTcacagagtccacaccacattCACTCAGCCTCTCTATCCTGGGTTTGAGGTCAATATAGAATGCAAGAGGATCAAAATTTAA
- the LOC127495348 gene encoding tripartite motif-containing protein 16-like isoform X2: protein MADASISWSQDEFNCSICLDLLKNPVTIPCGHSYCMNCITGCWDQDDQKGVYSCPQCRQTFTPRPVLGKNTMLVEVLEKLKKTKLQAARPVQCYTESADVECDICTGDKNKAIKSCLVCLNSYCQNHLEQHESFFKNKKHNLMDATGRLQEMICPKHEKLLEIFCRTDQNCICYLCTMDEHKNHDTVSAAAERTEKQRKLGEMERKFQQRIQEKLKQLVELREAVESHKRSAQAAVEDSERIFTELIRSIERSRSEVTQLIRDQEKTAVSQAEGQLERLEQEIDDLRRRDAELEQLSHTDHHIHFLQSFQSLSPVPPGSTDLSRITVSSRLSFDDFSEAVSYLREKLEHFCREEIEQISDRVTCIVIIPPPEPKTREDFLQLNKNLHLSEGNRVIEYTDTVQLYPDHPDRFDGRRQVLSRESVCGRGYWEVEWSGKVGILVSYRSISRKGQGNESEFGRNDQSWCLFCSDSSCSYWHNNKRTSLPVVSSSCRIGVYVDHSAGTLSFYSVSDTMTLIHRVHTTFTQPLYPGFELSSVSKSGSKVKLYKL, encoded by the exons ATGGCAGACGCCAGTATTTCATGGTCTCAGGATGAATTTAACTGTTCAATCTGTCTGGATCTACTGAAGAATCCAGTGACAATtccctgtggacacagttactgtatgAACTGTATTACAGGCTGCTGGGATCAGGATGATCAGAAGGGAGTCTACAGCTGtcctcagtgcagacagaccttcaCTCCAAGACCTGTTTTAGGTAAAAACACCATGCTGGTTGAAGTGCTGGAGAAACTCAAGAAGACAAAACTACAAGCTGCTCGTCCTGTTCAATGTTACACTGAATCTGCAGATGTGGAGTGTGACATCTGTACTGGGGACAAAAACAAAGCCATCAAGTCCTGTCTGGTGTGTCTGAACTCTTACTGCCAAAATCatctggaacaacatgagagtttcttcaaaaataaaaaacacaatctaATGGACGCCACTGGACGACTGCAGGAGATGATCTGCCCTAAACACGAGAAACTGCTTGAGATTTTCTGTCGTACTGATCAGAACTGTATATGTTATCTGTGTACAATGGATGAACACAAAAACCACGACACTGTATCAGCTGCAGCAGAGAGGACTGAGAAACAG AGAAAATTGGGTGAGATGGAGAGGAAATTCCAGCAGAGAATCCAGGAGAAACTGAAGCAGCTTGTGGAGTtgagagaggctgtggagtCTCACAAG cgctctgcacaggcagcagtggaggacagtgagaggatcttTACTGAGCTGatccgctccattgagagaagCCGCTCTGAGGTGACAcagctgatcagagatcaggaaaagACTGCAGTGAGTCAAGCTGAAGGACAACTGGAgcgactggagcaggagattGATGATCTGAGAAGGAGAGAtgctgagctggagcagctttcacacacagACCATCACATCCATTTCCTCCAG agtttccagtctctctcTCCTGTCCCTCCTGGATCTACAGACTTATCCAGAATCACTGTCAGTTCTCGTCTCTCTTTTGATGATTTTAGTGAAGCTGTCTCATATCTGAGAGAGAAACTGGAGCATTTCTGCAGAGAGGAAATAGAACAGATATCTGATAGAG TAACATGCATTGTGATCATTCCTCCCCCTGAACCCAAGACCAGGGAGGATTTCCTTCAAT TGAATAAAAATCTCCATCTGTCTGAAGGGAACAGAGTGATTGAATACACTGACACAGTCCAGctgtatcctgatcatccagacagatttgatggTCGTCGTCAGGTGTTgagtagagagagtgtgtgtggacgcGGTTACTGGGAGGTTGAGTGGAGTGGTAAAGTGGGTATATTAGTGTCATATaggagcatcagcaggaagggacAGGGGAATGAATCGGAGTTTGGACGTAATGATCAGTCCTGGTGTTTGTTCTGCTCTGATTCCAGTTGTTCATACTGGCACAATAACAAAAGGACTTCACTCCCTGTAGTCTCCAGCTCCtgtagaataggagtgtatgtggatcacagtgcaggaactctgtccttctacagcgtctctgacacAATGACCCTCATTcacagagtccacaccacattCACTCAGCCTCTCTATCCTGGGTTTGAGTTGAGTTCAGTGAGTAAAAGTGGATCAAAAGttaaactgtataaattataa
- the LOC127495348 gene encoding E3 ubiquitin/ISG15 ligase TRIM25-like isoform X1: MADASISWSQDEFNCSICLDLLKNPVTIPCGHSYCMNCITGCWDQDDQKGVYSCPQCRQTFTPRPVLGKNTMLVEVLEKLKKTKLQAARPVQCYTESADVECDICTGDKNKAIKSCLVCLNSYCQNHLEQHESFFKNKKHNLMDATGRLQEMICPKHEKLLEIFCRTDQNCICYLCTMDEHKNHDTVSAAAERTEKQRKLGEMERKFQQRIQEKLKQLVELREAVESHKRSAQAAVEDSERIFTELIRSIERSRSEVTQLIRDQEKTAVSQAEGQLERLEQEIDDLRRRDAELEQLSHTDHHIHFLQSFQSLSPVPPGSTDLSRITVSSRLSFDDFSEAVSYLREKLEHFCREEIEQISDRVTCIVIIPPPEPKTREDFLQYSHQFTLDLNTVNKNLHLSEGNRVIEYTDTVQLYPDHPDRFDGRRQVLSRESVCGRGYWEVEWSGKVGILVSYRSISRKGQGNESEFGRNDQSWCLFCSDSSCSYWHNNKRTSLPVVSSSCRIGVYVDHSAGTLSFYSVSDTMTLIHRVHTTFTQPLYPGFELSSVSKSGSKVKLYKL; the protein is encoded by the exons ATGGCAGACGCCAGTATTTCATGGTCTCAGGATGAATTTAACTGTTCAATCTGTCTGGATCTACTGAAGAATCCAGTGACAATtccctgtggacacagttactgtatgAACTGTATTACAGGCTGCTGGGATCAGGATGATCAGAAGGGAGTCTACAGCTGtcctcagtgcagacagaccttcaCTCCAAGACCTGTTTTAGGTAAAAACACCATGCTGGTTGAAGTGCTGGAGAAACTCAAGAAGACAAAACTACAAGCTGCTCGTCCTGTTCAATGTTACACTGAATCTGCAGATGTGGAGTGTGACATCTGTACTGGGGACAAAAACAAAGCCATCAAGTCCTGTCTGGTGTGTCTGAACTCTTACTGCCAAAATCatctggaacaacatgagagtttcttcaaaaataaaaaacacaatctaATGGACGCCACTGGACGACTGCAGGAGATGATCTGCCCTAAACACGAGAAACTGCTTGAGATTTTCTGTCGTACTGATCAGAACTGTATATGTTATCTGTGTACAATGGATGAACACAAAAACCACGACACTGTATCAGCTGCAGCAGAGAGGACTGAGAAACAG AGAAAATTGGGTGAGATGGAGAGGAAATTCCAGCAGAGAATCCAGGAGAAACTGAAGCAGCTTGTGGAGTtgagagaggctgtggagtCTCACAAG cgctctgcacaggcagcagtggaggacagtgagaggatcttTACTGAGCTGatccgctccattgagagaagCCGCTCTGAGGTGACAcagctgatcagagatcaggaaaagACTGCAGTGAGTCAAGCTGAAGGACAACTGGAgcgactggagcaggagattGATGATCTGAGAAGGAGAGAtgctgagctggagcagctttcacacacagACCATCACATCCATTTCCTCCAG agtttccagtctctctcTCCTGTCCCTCCTGGATCTACAGACTTATCCAGAATCACTGTCAGTTCTCGTCTCTCTTTTGATGATTTTAGTGAAGCTGTCTCATATCTGAGAGAGAAACTGGAGCATTTCTGCAGAGAGGAAATAGAACAGATATCTGATAGAG TAACATGCATTGTGATCATTCCTCCCCCTGAACCCAAGACCAGGGAGGATTTCCTTCAAT ATTCTCATCAATTCACTTTGGATTTAAACACAGTGAATAAAAATCTCCATCTGTCTGAAGGGAACAGAGTGATTGAATACACTGACACAGTCCAGctgtatcctgatcatccagacagatttgatggTCGTCGTCAGGTGTTgagtagagagagtgtgtgtggacgcGGTTACTGGGAGGTTGAGTGGAGTGGTAAAGTGGGTATATTAGTGTCATATaggagcatcagcaggaagggacAGGGGAATGAATCGGAGTTTGGACGTAATGATCAGTCCTGGTGTTTGTTCTGCTCTGATTCCAGTTGTTCATACTGGCACAATAACAAAAGGACTTCACTCCCTGTAGTCTCCAGCTCCtgtagaataggagtgtatgtggatcacagtgcaggaactctgtccttctacagcgtctctgacacAATGACCCTCATTcacagagtccacaccacattCACTCAGCCTCTCTATCCTGGGTTTGAGTTGAGTTCAGTGAGTAAAAGTGGATCAAAAGttaaactgtataaattataa
- the LOC127495348 gene encoding E3 ubiquitin/ISG15 ligase TRIM25-like isoform X3: MADASISWSQDEFNCSICLDLLKNPVTIPCGHSYCMNCITGCWDQDDQKGVYSCPQCRQTFTPRPVLGKNTMLVEVLEKLKKTKLQAARPVQCYTESADVECDICTGDKNKAIKSCLVCLNSYCQNHLEQHESFFKNKKHNLMDATGRLQEMICPKHEKLLEIFCRTDQNCICYLCTMDEHKNHDTVSAAAERTEKQRKLGEMERKFQQRIQEKLKQLVELREAVESHKRSAQAAVEDSERIFTELIRSIERSRSEVTQLIRDQEKTAVSQAEGQLERLEQEIDDLRRRDAELEQLSHTDHHIHFLQ; encoded by the exons ATGGCAGACGCCAGTATTTCATGGTCTCAGGATGAATTTAACTGTTCAATCTGTCTGGATCTACTGAAGAATCCAGTGACAATtccctgtggacacagttactgtatgAACTGTATTACAGGCTGCTGGGATCAGGATGATCAGAAGGGAGTCTACAGCTGtcctcagtgcagacagaccttcaCTCCAAGACCTGTTTTAGGTAAAAACACCATGCTGGTTGAAGTGCTGGAGAAACTCAAGAAGACAAAACTACAAGCTGCTCGTCCTGTTCAATGTTACACTGAATCTGCAGATGTGGAGTGTGACATCTGTACTGGGGACAAAAACAAAGCCATCAAGTCCTGTCTGGTGTGTCTGAACTCTTACTGCCAAAATCatctggaacaacatgagagtttcttcaaaaataaaaaacacaatctaATGGACGCCACTGGACGACTGCAGGAGATGATCTGCCCTAAACACGAGAAACTGCTTGAGATTTTCTGTCGTACTGATCAGAACTGTATATGTTATCTGTGTACAATGGATGAACACAAAAACCACGACACTGTATCAGCTGCAGCAGAGAGGACTGAGAAACAG AGAAAATTGGGTGAGATGGAGAGGAAATTCCAGCAGAGAATCCAGGAGAAACTGAAGCAGCTTGTGGAGTtgagagaggctgtggagtCTCACAAG cgctctgcacaggcagcagtggaggacagtgagaggatcttTACTGAGCTGatccgctccattgagagaagCCGCTCTGAGGTGACAcagctgatcagagatcaggaaaagACTGCAGTGAGTCAAGCTGAAGGACAACTGGAgcgactggagcaggagattGATGATCTGAGAAGGAGAGAtgctgagctggagcagctttcacacacagACCATCACATCCATTTCCTCCAG TGA